The Pseudomonadota bacterium genome includes the window TTGTAATCGGCGTGTACCAGCCGACGCGATTGGGGAAGCGCATCGAGCAGCGGCTTGTTCGTTTCGACCACCGACCAGAGCCTCCGCGCACCTTCCTCGCCCAGGCGCCGCCCGACCCGACCGTGGAACAAGGCGTTCCCAATGATGGTCTGCCAGAGCTCGCCCACGGATGCGAACGCACGCGGCATCTGCAGCGTTTCATCGAACAGCCCCGTGCTCTCGAACTCCGTCTCTCCGATGGCCGCCAGCGCACGCCCAACGGCGAGACCCACGCCTCGCTGGCCCGCCTCTGCCTGGCCGGGCAGAATGCGATGCAGGTGTCGCCCTTCGAGAAACGACATGAAGGCATAGGGGAACGACAGCAGGGCGTGGGACTCGGCGAAGTGCAGAACCCGCGGCACCGGCACCTGCCCACAGACTCGCTGCATCAGCGCGAGCTGGCGCCTCGGACTTCGCTGCCCCATGGTGAAGACGCGCAGCACGAGTGCGTCGACGGGGCCTTCGACGCACACCTTGTAGTTGGTGTTGCAGTAGCCATCGCGCAGCTCTTGGAGA containing:
- a CDS encoding aminoglycoside phosphotransferase family protein; the protein is MDSMRSASWVSLDVGSVQALLAEVLPQARVTALQELRDGYCNTNYKVCVEGPVDALVLRVFTMGQRSPRRQLALMQRVCGQVPVPRVLHFAESHALLSFPYAFMSFLEGRHLHRILPGQAEAGQRGVGLAVGRALAAIGETEFESTGLFDETLQMPRAFASVGELWQTIIGNALFHGRVGRRLGEEGARRLWSVVETNKPLLDALPQSRRLVHADYNSKNILVCERDGAWEVSGVLDWECAYAGSPLADIANLFNYMGNPPPAFERGVLDGFVEAGGDLPAEWRRVTRLLDLISIIEFLNQPGERPQQFEEAKRQLSHSMRMLEQALPGS